In the Cylindrospermopsis raciborskii Cr2010 genome, ATTAACTATATAATTTATACAATCATAGCTTTGTTGATATTTTTACCTTGGCTAATTGTATTCATAAATCATCTCGATACAGGAGTATCATTAATTTCTGGCTACAGTGTTAGATATACGGATATTCCCTTAGAGTTAATTGCCGTTTTTCTTGTTCGAGCTACTAGGACATTTTTTGATCTTGGTTTGGCTAAACCATTAGGATCCTTTAGTTATTTTTCTGATGAAGGGGCTTTGTACTATACTCTTATTTCCCTGATCTTCGGCTTATTTTTAATAAGCTATCTCATATTTTGTTTTTGTAAGGATATTAAAAATGAAACTTATCTTTTTCTTTTTTGTCTAGGGGGATTTCCTAGTATATTATTGATCTTATATGATATAATTTTGGGTGGATCTCGTTCCATACAAGTACGATATGAATTGCCCTTGTATATCTGTTTAGAAATTGCCATAGCATATATTTTAAGTTTTGCCTTTCCAATTTTACAAGAAAAGACTTGGCGGAGAAAAATAGCCCAATTAATGATGGTATTACTTATTTTTTCCGGACTAGTTTCTGATGTCAAATTCTTTCAGTCCCAAAATTCGTGGACGCAATCAGGTAGCACATTTATCATGGAAACAATTCAGGCTATTAACGAAGCAGACTCACCTTTATTGGTAATAAATAATGCTGCTGTACATTTGGGAGGAATATTAGCTTTGACTCATTATTCCCCAGGAATTTCTCTGCTAACGAATAAAGATGTTGAACCTTTAGTAATTCCGGAGAATTATAATCAGATTTTTTTTGTAGATAACAATAGTCATTTATTTCGTAAACTAAAGGATAATCAAAACTATTGTATGAAAACAATACAAAAAATTACCACTAATCACTCAGTAACTGTAGGAGGTTTATGGAGATTTGAGAAGAAGGTTTAGAGCAATATTAAATAAAAGTTAGTAAATCAACAGTATGATAAATAAAATTAGCTTAAGTCGGTACGGAATATTTATTAGTCGGTTAATTCGTTTTGCGTTGGTGGGTTTTAGCGGTGTAATAGTGGATCTAGGAGGTTTTTATTTTCTACATAGCCTATTAGGTTTAAACCTAACTCCT is a window encoding:
- a CDS encoding glycosyltransferase family 39 protein; protein product: MPNLELKTKTPTWLKIAVVVLIGLSIFCRWVSLDKKIYCCDENWTSVAISGHTLVELQKELSEHEGIIPINNFQKYQHISPEKHVSDTVNYLITSDPQHPPLYYIMVRLWAQIFGDSPTGIRSLSAIISLLIFPGVFWICLELFESGIVAWIAMGLIAVSPLQLYFAQEARQYALWMVEILISSTALLRSIRKENTLSWVLYSLTLILGLYTHLLTGFMIISHGIYVIIQQQFRLTKTLINYIIYTIIALLIFLPWLIVFINHLDTGVSLISGYSVRYTDIPLELIAVFLVRATRTFFDLGLAKPLGSFSYFSDEGALYYTLISLIFGLFLISYLIFCFCKDIKNETYLFLFCLGGFPSILLILYDIILGGSRSIQVRYELPLYICLEIAIAYILSFAFPILQEKTWRRKIAQLMMVLLIFSGLVSDVKFFQSQNSWTQSGSTFIMETIQAINEADSPLLVINNAAVHLGGILALTHYSPGISLLTNKDVEPLVIPENYNQIFFVDNNSHLFRKLKDNQNYCMKTIQKITTNHSVTVGGLWRFEKKV